From Candidatus Hydrogenedentota bacterium, the proteins below share one genomic window:
- a CDS encoding Gfo/Idh/MocA family oxidoreductase, with translation MPFAIALNPKEFSMKSILGVCLAAVAAVAAPVLADDIKVGIIGLDTSHVIAFTKLLNDTTNPAYIPGAKVVAAFKGGSPDIESSHSRVEGYTAELEKDFGVKIVPTIEELCTLVDAVLLESVDGRPHLEQVKPVFAAGKPVFIDKPVAGSLKDAIEIYNLGKKHNVKWFSSSSYRYYDSMVALMKEDVGTIRGAISYGPSTLEPTHPDLFWYGVHAMEALYTALGTGCVSVVRTSTSDTDVVTGVWADGKVGTFRGLRNQASPHQVILFGTNKVASQNGSGDYAPLVREIVKFFQTGVVPIDPKETIELFAFMEAADESKRRGGAPVTLEEVMKANGGPIE, from the coding sequence ATGCCCTTTGCAATCGCACTCAACCCCAAGGAGTTTTCCATGAAATCAATTCTCGGCGTATGCCTCGCCGCTGTGGCCGCGGTGGCGGCGCCCGTTTTGGCGGATGACATCAAGGTCGGCATCATCGGGCTGGACACGTCCCACGTGATCGCCTTCACCAAGCTGCTGAACGATACGACGAATCCCGCGTATATCCCCGGCGCGAAAGTGGTCGCGGCGTTTAAGGGCGGCAGCCCCGATATCGAATCGAGCCATTCGCGGGTGGAAGGCTACACGGCGGAGTTGGAAAAAGACTTCGGCGTGAAGATTGTTCCGACCATCGAAGAACTCTGCACGCTGGTGGACGCCGTGCTGCTGGAGAGCGTGGACGGGCGCCCCCACCTGGAGCAGGTGAAGCCCGTCTTTGCCGCCGGGAAGCCGGTGTTTATCGACAAGCCCGTCGCTGGTTCCCTGAAGGACGCCATCGAGATTTACAACCTCGGCAAGAAGCACAATGTGAAGTGGTTCAGTTCGTCGTCCTACCGCTACTACGACTCCATGGTCGCGCTGATGAAGGAAGACGTGGGCACGATTCGCGGCGCGATTTCCTATGGGCCCAGCACGCTGGAGCCGACCCACCCGGATCTCTTCTGGTATGGCGTTCATGCGATGGAGGCGCTCTATACGGCGCTGGGCACGGGCTGCGTCAGCGTCGTGCGCACGTCCACGTCCGACACGGATGTGGTGACGGGTGTGTGGGCCGATGGCAAGGTGGGCACCTTCCGGGGCCTGCGCAACCAGGCCTCGCCCCACCAGGTGATCCTCTTCGGCACGAACAAGGTCGCCTCGCAGAATGGCAGCGGGGACTATGCGCCGCTGGTCCGCGAGATCGTGAAATTTTTCCAGACCGGCGTGGTGCCCATTGACCCGAAGGAGACCATCGAGCTCTTCGCGTTCATGGAAGCGGCCGACGAGAGCAAACGGCGCGGCGGCGCTCCCGTGACGCTGGAGGAGGTGATGAAGGCGAATGGCGGGCCGATTGAGTAA
- a CDS encoding long-chain-fatty-acid--CoA ligase — translation MMEEHKHVYSNLLTPLMFIERSSAVYPDKIAVIHGDQRYTYREFGNRINRQASALRKLGLHKGERVACLLPNIPAMLEAHFGILLAGGIIVPVNYRLAPAEIQYILEHSGAKVLLVDTEFYPLVAGIRENLPGLRHLIHVADDPAFPIPDTQDYEDFLATGAPDPVPWVVEDEYEEITINYTSGTTGRPKGVTYTHRGACINAWGEIIETAMTPDSCYLWSLPMFHCNGWCFTWGVTAIGATHVCHRKFEPGAAWKLIQQEGVTHFNGAPVVMIALVNHPDAPNRFQHPVTICTAGAPPSPTIIQTLTEMGAHILHLYGLTETYGPFTVCAWQPQWRTLSFQAQGRLLARQGVGYAIGGPTRVVDEHMNDVPPDGETLGEVVMQGNMVMKGYWNDPEATATAFRGGWFHSGDVGVMHPDGYIELRDRSKDVIISGGENISSIEVEQVLYRHPFVLECAVVGAPHEKWGETPKAYVTLKTGKELTQDALIAFCREHIAHYKAPTTVVFGPLPKTSTGKIQKFRLREKDWEGKEKRIQG, via the coding sequence ATGATGGAAGAGCACAAGCACGTCTACAGCAACCTTCTCACCCCCCTCATGTTCATCGAGCGCAGCAGCGCCGTCTACCCCGACAAGATCGCCGTCATCCACGGCGACCAGCGCTACACCTACCGCGAATTTGGCAACCGCATAAACCGACAGGCCTCCGCCCTTCGAAAACTCGGCCTCCACAAAGGCGAACGCGTCGCCTGCCTCCTCCCCAACATCCCCGCCATGCTCGAGGCCCACTTCGGCATACTCCTCGCCGGCGGCATCATCGTCCCCGTCAACTACCGCCTCGCCCCCGCCGAAATCCAATACATCCTCGAGCATTCCGGCGCGAAAGTCCTCCTCGTCGACACCGAGTTCTACCCCCTCGTCGCCGGCATCCGCGAAAACCTCCCCGGCCTGCGCCACCTCATCCACGTAGCCGACGACCCCGCCTTCCCCATCCCCGACACCCAGGACTACGAAGACTTCCTCGCCACCGGTGCCCCCGATCCCGTCCCCTGGGTGGTGGAAGACGAATACGAAGAAATCACCATCAACTACACCAGCGGCACCACCGGACGCCCCAAAGGCGTCACCTATACCCACCGCGGGGCCTGCATCAACGCCTGGGGCGAAATCATCGAAACCGCCATGACGCCCGATTCCTGCTACCTCTGGTCTCTCCCCATGTTCCACTGTAACGGCTGGTGCTTCACCTGGGGCGTCACCGCCATCGGCGCCACCCACGTCTGCCATCGAAAATTTGAGCCCGGCGCCGCCTGGAAGCTCATCCAGCAAGAAGGCGTCACCCACTTCAACGGCGCCCCCGTCGTCATGATTGCGCTTGTCAATCACCCCGACGCCCCCAACCGTTTCCAGCACCCCGTCACCATCTGCACCGCCGGCGCGCCCCCCTCGCCCACCATCATCCAGACCCTCACCGAAATGGGCGCCCACATCCTCCACCTCTACGGACTCACCGAGACCTACGGACCCTTCACCGTCTGCGCCTGGCAACCCCAATGGCGCACCCTCTCCTTCCAGGCCCAGGGACGACTCCTCGCCCGACAAGGCGTGGGCTACGCCATCGGCGGCCCCACCCGCGTCGTCGACGAACACATGAACGACGTCCCCCCCGACGGAGAGACCCTCGGCGAAGTCGTCATGCAAGGCAACATGGTCATGAAAGGCTACTGGAACGACCCCGAAGCCACCGCCACCGCCTTCCGCGGCGGATGGTTCCATAGTGGTGACGTCGGCGTCATGCATCCCGACGGTTACATCGAGCTCAGAGACCGCAGCAAAGACGTCATTATCTCCGGCGGCGAAAACATTTCCTCCATCGAAGTGGAACAAGTCCTATACAGGCACCCGTTTGTGCTAGAATGTGCCGTAGTCGGCGCCCCACACGAAAAATGGGGCGAGACACCCAAGGCCTACGTCACCCTCAAAACAGGCAAAGAACTCACCCAGGACGCCCTCATCGCCTTCTGCCGCGAGCACATCGCCCACTACAAGGCCCCGACCACGGTCGTCTTCGGCCCCCTGCCGAAAACCAGCACAGGCAAAATCCAAAAATTCCGGTTGCGCGAAAAGGACTGGGAAGGCAAAGAAAAACGTATCCAAGGCTAG